Proteins encoded together in one Drosophila albomicans strain 15112-1751.03 chromosome 2R, ASM965048v2, whole genome shotgun sequence window:
- the LOC117576025 gene encoding transcription factor IIIB 90 kDa subunit has translation MSTGLKCRNCNSNEIEEDNARGDRVCMNCGSVLEDSLIVSEVQFEEVGHGAAAIGQFVSAESSGGATNYGYGKFQVGSGTESREVTIKKAKKDITLLCQQLQLTQHYADTALNFFKMALSRHLTRGRKSTHIYAACVYMTCRTEGTSHLLIDISDVQQICSYELGRTYLKLSHALCINIPSVDPCLYIMRFANRLQLGAKTHEVSMTALRIVQRMKKDCMHSGRRPTGLCGAALLIAARMHEFSRTLADVIGVVKIHESTLRKRLSEFAETPSGGLTLEEFMTVDLEREQDPPSFKAARIKDRELIQNMGIHELTELQKQIDAHLEKDLGKYTGNIMRQLTKSKGKKEEKDNVTDNELEIEDSMQFIEQSNAKVIKEFIANNTDDTKPQVGMTAVIEGLRPDIEAICRVTQHDLEDLERAKQPIETELFIDDLNDEELDQYVLTEQEAVTKSDMWKNLNAEYLREQQEREERLAKEREEGKPEKKKRKQRKKVIGPSSSAGEAIEKMLQEKKISSKINYDILKTLTEGMVTLSEEAETSSEQAKPKTEKLERASVILEESPIAGNSRSKSTYDIPPGPSRKRPKVEAALSVSLIEQEIEEKPAVAVDADDIDYDVEPDDVDADADAEPETEATLQDMLNKGAADEDDDEYGYGFEEEEY, from the exons ATGTCGACTGGATTAAAGTGCCGCAATTGCAATTCCAATGAAATCGAAGAAGACAATGCGCGTGGTGACCGCG TGTGCATGAATTGCGGATCTGTACTTGAGGATTCACTCATTGTATCAGAGGTGCAATTTGAAGAGGTGGGTCACGGTGCCGCCGCCATTGGACAGTTTGTTTCTGCAGAGTCTTCGGGCGGTGCTACCAACTATGGCTATGGAAAATTTCAAGTGGGTTCCGGCACAGAATCGCGAGAAGTCACGATCAAGAAAGCAAAGAAGGACATCACACTGCTTTGCCAGCAGCTCCAGCTAACGCAGCACTATGCAGATACTGCACTTAATTTCTTCAAGATGGCCCTAAGTCGTCACTTAACCCGTGGCCGAAAGAGCACTCACATCTATGCAGCTTGCGTCTACATGACATGTCGCACTGAGGGCACTTCAC ATCTACTCATCGATATCAGCGATGTGCAACAAATTTGCTCGTACGAACTTGGACGCACCTATCTGAAGTTGTCGCATGCCTTGTGTATTAACATACCATCTGTAG ATCCCTGTCTTTACATTATGCGCTTCGCAAATCGACTTCAACTGGGTGCCAAGACCCATGAAGTATCAATGACTGCGCTTCGCATTGTGCAGCGTATGAAAAAAGACTGCATGCATTCAGGACGTCGTCCAACAGGCCTTTGCGGAGCAG CTCTACTTATTGCCGCCCGTATGCATGAGTTTAGTCGTACTTTAGCAGATGTCATTGGTGTGGTAAAGATACATGAGTCGACACTCCGCAAGCGTCTTTCCGAGTTTGCCGAAACACCCTCTGGCGGCTTGACTTTAGAGGAGTTTATGACCGTCGACTTGGAACGTGAACAGGACCCGCCCTCATTCAAAGCTGCACGCATTAAAGATCGCGAGCTTATACAAAAT atGGGCATTCACGAGCTGACGGAGCTGCAAAAGCAAATCGATGCCCATTTGGAAAAAGATCTTGGTAAATATACTGGCAACATTATGCGCCAATTGACAAAAAGTAAAggtaaaaaagaagaaaaagataaCGTCACGGATAATGAGCTCGAAATAGAGGATTCAATGCAATTCATAGAGCAATCGAATGCCAAGGTGATTAAAGAGTTTATTGCAAACAATACAGACGATACTAAGCCCCAGGTGGGCATGACAGCTGTTATCGAAGGATTGCGACCTGACATTGAGGCAATTTGTCGTGTCACGCAGCACGACCTCGAAGATCTGGAACGGGCCAAGCAGCCAATCGAAACTGAACTGTTCATTGATGATTTGAATGATGAAGAGCTTGATCAGTATGTACTGACAGAGCAGGAGGCGGTAACTAAGTCAGATATGTGGAAAAATTTGAACGCCGAGTATTTGCGAGAGCAACAAGAAAGGGAGGAACGCTTAGCAAAGGAACGTGAGGAAGGCAAGcccgaaaagaaaaaacgaaaacaacggAAAAAAGTTATAGGGCCTTCCTCTAGTGCTGGCGAAGCAATTGAGAAAATGCTGCAGGAGAAGAAGATCTCAAGTAAAATTAATTACGACATACTAAAGACCCTTACAGAAGGTATGGTCACGTTATCTGAAGAGGCAGAGACTTCTTCTGAGCAGGCCAAGCCCAAAACAGAGAAGCTTGAGCGAGCATCTGTTATTTTAGAAGAAAGTCCCATTGCAGGCAATAGTCGCAGCAAATCAACATACGACATACCCCCCGGACCTAGTCGAAAACGTCCGAAAGTCGAAGCGGCTTTATCGGTCAGTCTTATTGAGCAAGAAATCGAGGAGAAACCCGCAGTAGCTGTGGATGCAG ATGACATTGACTATGATGTCGAGCCGGATGATGTGgatgccgatgctgatgcCGAGCCCGAAACAGAGGCTACATTGCAGGACATGCTCAACAAGGGTGCTGCGGATGAAGACGATGATGAGTACGGTTACGGCTTCGAGGAGGAGGaatattag
- the LOC117576024 gene encoding BTB/POZ domain-containing protein 6-B, with protein sequence MIEAFANHLSSHLGRHLFYWAITTPTPRGLDGVHYGLNLRLSELINKLHGPLERGVKVLDHLLTLEEDDFSGHWGSAYAHNYEPESQLPDSENEEQPPAEEHLPRSYNMETLNNGNGLLHSPPHNHQQQPQQRGAAITSPGISSVGGATDHNIQITQPISAPSSPLASPSTLTCGNSGNSNSTTFCLPSSSTDIATIASIAAVAGGTTNATTSTSNSGSGSYVCAAGSNASYAAVGASNAIDTADPNWQASKATVLERNAAMFNNELLSDVRFIVGGDFDFDPNQTIPAHKYILATGSSVFYAMFYGGLAENKEEIKVPDVEPTAFLTLLRYLYCDEIKLEPEHILATLYAAKKYIVPHLARACVNYLEVKLTAKNACLLLSQSRLFEESELMQRCWEVIDAQAEMAVKSEDFVDIDLKTFESILSRETLNCKEIHLFEAALNWAINACEKMSIDETSQNKRRVLGHALHLIRIPTMSLEEFANGVAQTGILTSQETIDMFLHFTAKEKPSLSFPTRIRAGLKTQVCHRFQSCAYRSNQWRYRGRCDSIQFSVDRRIFIVGFGLYGSSTGAANYNVKIELKRLGRTLAENDTKFFSDGSSNTFHVFFENPIQIEPECYYTASVILDGNELSFFGQEGMSEVLMGNVTFQFQCSSESTNGTGVQGGQIPELIFYGPTTVVTALNSPTNSVSAAIAGSTQAISNGSGVSSDIGSSSNTNNGSDEMLLMNNAPTSNSDGSNT encoded by the exons ATGATCGAGGCATTTGCGAACCATCTGAGCAGTCATCTTGGACGTCACCTTTTTTATTGGGCAATTACAACACCGACGCCGAGAGGTCTCGACGGCGTCCATTACGGCCTCAATCTGCGTCTGTCCGAGCTAATCAACAAACTTCACGGCCCCCTCGAGCGGGGTGTGAAGGTGCTGGATCACTTGCTTACGCTCGAAGAGGACGACTTTAGCGGTCATTGGGGCAGCGCTTATGCGCACAACTATGAACCGGAGTCCCAACTTCCTGACTCTGAAAACGAGGAGCAGCCTCCTGCCGAAGAACACTTGCCTAGATCTTACAATa TGGAAACACTTAACAATGGCAACGGTCTCTTACACTCACCCCCGCACaatcaccagcagcagccacaacaacgtGGAGCCGCAATCACCTCCCCAGGGATAAGTTCAGTGGGCGGTGCCACTGATCACAACATACAAATTACGCAGCCCATTAGTGCCCCATCCTCACCACTTGCATCGCCAAGTACTCTAACTTGCGGCAACAGTGGCAATAGCAACTCCACCACATTCTGTCTACCTTCCAGTTCAACTGACATTGCAACAATTGCCTCAATAGCCGCGGTTGCAGGTGGCACGACCAATGCAACAACGTCAACATCCAACAGTGGCAGTGGCTCTTACGTGTGTGCGGCTGGCAGCAACGCCAGTTATGCCGCCGTCGGCGCCTCGAATGCAATCGACACTGCCGATCCAAACTGGCAAGCGAGCAAGGCGACAGTGTTGGAGCGCAATGCAGCAATGTTCAACAATGAGCTGTTGTCGGATGTGAGGTTCATTGTGGGCGGTGATTTTG ATTTCGATCCGAATCAAACAATTCctgcacacaaatacattctTGCCACTGGCAGCTCTGTGTTCTATGCCATGTTTTACGGCGGATTGGCGGAAAACAAGGAAGAAATCAAAGTGCCTGATGTAGAACCAACGGCTTTTCTTACACTTTTAAG ATATCTGTACTGTGACGAAATCAAACTAGAGCCCGAGCACATATTGGCCACGTTATACGctgccaaaaaatatattgttccACATTTGGCGCGTGCTTGCGTTAACTACCTCGAAGTTAAGCTGACGGCAAAAAACGCCTGTCTACTTCTCAGTCAATCGCGCCTTTTTGAGGAGTCCGAACTGATGCAGCGTTGTTGGGAAGTAATCGATGCCCAGGCCGAGATGGCAGTTAAATCCGAAGACTTTGTGGACATTGACCTGAAGACATTTGAATCAATCTTATCGCGTGaaactttaaattgcaaaGAGATACACTTGTTCGAGGCCGCTCTCAATTGGGCTATAAATGCATGTGAAAAAATGAGTATCGACGAAACATCACAAAACAAACGGCGAGTGCTAGGTCACGCACTTCATCTGATACGCATACCGACCATGAGTCTAGAAGAATTTGCGAATGGCGTAGCTCAAACTGGCATACTCACATCCCAAGAGACAATTGATATGTTCTTACACTTTACAGCCAAAGAAAAGCCCAGTTTGAGTTTTCCTACGAGAATACGTGCAGGACTTAAAACTCAAGTCTGTCACCGTTTTCAGTCATGCGCCTATCGTTCAAACCAGTGGCGATATCGGGGACGCTGTGATTCCATACAGTTCTCAGTAGATCGAAG aattttcaTCGTAGGCTTTGGTCTATATGGCTCTTCCACTGGAGCTGCAAACTATAACGTGAAGATAGAACTAAAGCGTCTAGGGCGCACTCTAGCCGAGAATGATACGAAGTTTTTTTCGGATGGTTCAAGCAACACTTTTCATGTATTTTTTGAGAATCCCATACAAATTGAACCGGAATGCTATTATACGGCCTCAGTTATACTTGATGGAAATGAGTTGAGCTTCTTTGGCCAGGAGGGAATGTCAGAAGTACTCATGGGCAACGTTACATTCCAATTTCAATGCTCTTCAGAGAGTACCAATGGCACTGGAGTGCAGGGTGGACAAATACCTGAATTAATATTCTATGGCCCCACTACCGTTGTTACTGCACTCAATTCGCCCACCAACTCAGTAAGCGCTGCCATTGCAGGATCCACACAGGCTATTTCTAATGGTAGTGGAGTCTCTTCTGATATTGGGAGTAGCAGCAATACCAATAATGGCTCAGATGAAATGCTATTAATGAACAACGCCCCAACAAGCAACAGTGATGGAAGCAACACATGA
- the LOC117576028 gene encoding protein phosphatase 1 regulatory subunit 7 has translation MNMADGDNAMAKNRDTKSTAGMQIIPGEMVASIEEIVMIDPECYELDLNHRRIDKLENFEPLINIERLYLRWNLIKKIENLEMLKNLVELELYDNQITKIENLDELENLEILDLSFNRLTKIENLDKLLKLQKLYFVANKINFIENIGILTNLTMLELGDNKLKKIENIESLVNLRQLFLGKNKIAKIENLDTLINLEILSLQANRIIKIENLEKLTNLKELYISENGIEIIENLSGNKNLDTLDLAKNRLKTISNLEALEQLEEIWLNDNGIDNWKNLEVLKINKSLQTIYLEHNPVATDVRYRSKLRDILPHLQKIDATLCVMPGAQS, from the coding sequence ATGAATATGGCTGACGGTGATAATGCAATGGCCAAAAATCGGGACACCAAATCAACAGCTGGTATGCAGATAATTCCCGGCGAGATGGTGGCATCAATTGAAGAAATTGTGATGATCGATCCTGAATGCTATGAACTTGATTTGAATCATCGACGCATAGACAAACTGGAGAATTTTGAGCCTCTAATTAATATTGAGCGATTATATTTGCGTTGGAATCttataaagaaaattgagAACTTGGAAATGCTGAAGAACCTTGTAGAGCTGGAGCTTTACGataatcaaattacaaaaattgagAATCTTGATGAACTGGAGAATCTGGAGATTCTGGACCTCAGCTTCAACCGACTGACCAAAATCGAGAACTTGGACAAACTACTCAAActgcaaaaattatattttgtggcaaacaaaatcaacttCATTGAAAACATTGGCATACTAACCAATCTTACGATGTTAGAACTTGGAGACAACAAGTTGAAAAAGATTGAAAATATCGAAAGTTTGGTGAATTTGCGTCAGCTATTTCTAGGCAAGAACAAAATAgcgaaaattgaaaatctcGATACTTTAATAAACCTTGAAATATTGAGTCTTCAAGCAAATCGTATTATCAAGATTGAAAATTTGGAGAAGCTGACTAACTTGAAAGAATTGTATATATCAGAAAATGGTATTGAAATCATTGAGAATTTGTCCGGCAATAAAAACTTGGACACACTCGATCTTGCCAAGAATAGATTGAAGACAATAAGCAATTTGGAAGCACTAGAGCAGCTGGAGGAAATATGGTTGAATGATAATGGTATCGATAACTGGAAAAATCTGGAAGTGTTGAAGATAAACAAATCACTACAAACAATCTACCTAGAACACAATCCAGTAGCTACAGATGTCCGCTATCGCTCCAAATTGCGTGACATTCTGCCCCATCTGCAAAAAATAGATGCCACTTTGTGTGTGATGCCAGGTGCACAATCGtaa
- the LOC117576029 gene encoding protein CREG1, producing the protein MLLPSVITILLVSYTQAYSALQDAQVIAEFKRESELNHTKIVRELVHRANWASVGTISTNGYVKDYPMVNIISIDDNNEQKVSTGVIRFLLTDLDFTGNDWQSNNKVTFMFTDEQTLNCKSYNKDPMEPTCARAMLSGQVTKMDKDSPKYNSSLRVFIDRHPAAEKWITRHQFYLCELDIQNIFVLDFYGGPHQVNVSDYYAINI; encoded by the exons ATGCTGCTGCCCTCAGTGATCACCATATTGTTAGTGTCATATACGCAAGCTTACTCGGCACTTCAGGATGCTCAGGTTATAGCCGAGTTTAAACGAGAATCGGAATTGAACCATACCAAGATAGTCCGTGAATTGGTTCATCGTGCAAATTGGGCATCTGTGGGCACAATTTCTACAAATGGCTACGTGAAAGACTATCCCATGGTTAATATTATCTCGATTGATGACAATAACGAACAAAAGGTCTCTACAGGAGTTATTCGCTTTTTGCTAACCGATTTGGATTTTACGGGCAACGATTGGCAAAGCAATAACAAAGTGACTTTCATGTTTACTGATGAACAAACCTTAAATTGCAAAAGCTATAATAAGGATCCTATGGAGCCCACTTGTGCGCGTGCTATGCTTAGTGGACAAGTAACAAAG ATGGACAAAGATTCACCGAAGTACAATTCTTCACTAAGAGTGTTTATTGATCGTCACCCGGCAGCTGAAAAGTGGATAACCA GACATCAATTTTACCTTTGTGAACtggatattcaaaatatatttgtgctGGACTTTTATGGTGGACCACATCAGGTCAATGTCTCTGATTACTATGCCATCAATATTTAA
- the LOC117576026 gene encoding leucine-rich repeat protein soc-2 homolog, which yields MNLCSSAGATASTTSLSSTGNTESNGSGQSEATHCFGGGGGGGIISGARDPSSGFSSDQNLTHNENNTIMPPETRPKMVTVKHPESNKPKPTTKKIVKNIQADQDVIKALQRCRDEGIKRLDLSKSSITVLPSTVRECVHLTELYLYSNKIGQLPPEIGCLVNLRNLALNENSLTSLPESLKHCTQLKVLDLRHNKLAEIPPVIYKLLTLTTLYLRFNRITTVADELRQLVNLTMLSLRENKIKELGCAIGALVNLTTLDVSHNHLEHLPDDIGNCVNLSALDLQHNELLDIPDSIGNLKCLVRLGLRYNRLNCVPISLKNCKCMDEFNVEGNGITQLPDGILASLSALTTITLSRNQFTSYPTGGPAQFTNVYSINLEHNRIDKIPYGIFSRAKGLTKLNMKENMLTALPLDVGTWINMVELNLATNALQKLPDDIMNLQNLEILILSNNMLKKIPNTIGNLRKLRILDLEENRIEVLPHEIGLLHELQRLILQTNQITMLPRSIGHLSNLTHLSVSENNLQFLPEEIGSLESLENLYINQNPGLEKLPFELALCQNLKYLNIDKCPLGTIPPEIQAGGPSLVLQWLKMHSPYRQM from the exons ATGAACTTGTGCTCCTCGGCTGGTGCAACTGCATCAACTACATCACTATCGTCTACGGGAAACACCGAAAGTAACGGGAGCGGCCAGTCTGAAGCGACGCACTGCTTTGGTggtggagggggaggaggaatCATTAGCGGTGCCCGAGATCCATCGAGCGGATTTAGCAGCGATCAAAACCTAACACACAACGAAAACAATACAATTATGCCGCCCGAGACACGTCCCAAGATGGTGACGGTGAAGCATCCTGAATCAAATAAACCCAAGCCAACCactaaaaaaattgttaaaaacaTTCAAGCAGATCAAGATGTTATAAAAGCATTGCAACGTTGCCGCGATGAAG GTATTAAGCGCTTGGACCTCAGTAAATCCTCCATCACCGTTCTTCCCTCAACGGTTAGGGAATGTGTGCATCTCACCGAGCTTTACTTGTATAGCAACAAAATTGGACAGTTGCCCCCGGAGATTGGATGTCTAGTGAACTTGAGGAATTTGGCTCTAAATGAAAATTCGCTAACATCGCTGCCGGAATCGTTGAAGCACTGCACACAACTAAAAGTTTTAGACTTGAGACACAACAAACTTGCTGAAATTCCACCGGTCATCTATAAACTGCTCACATTGACCACTTTGTACTTGCGTTTCAACAGAATCACAACTGTGGCAGATGAGCTGCGTCAGTTAGTCAACCTAACAATGCTGAGTTTGCGTGAGAACAAAATCAAGGAGTTGGGGTGTGCTATTGGCGCGCTAGTAAATTTGACTACACTCGATGTATCTCATAACCATTTGGAGCACTTACCGGATGATATTGGCAATTGTGTAAATCTAAGTGCACTTGATCTTCAGCACAATGAGCTACTTGACATACCCGATAGTATTGGTAATTTGAAGTGTCTGGTACGTTTAGGTTTACGATATAATCGACTAAACTGTGTACCCATTTCGTTAAAGAACTGCAAATGCATGGATGAATTTAATGTTGAGGGCAACGGCATTACCCAGTTGCCAGATGGCATTCTTGCTAGCCTGAGTGCATTGACAACGATTACACTGTCACGTAACCAATTCACCAGTTATCCGACAGGGGGGCCAGCGCAATTCACTAATGTGTATAGCATAAATCTAGAGCACAATCGTATCGACAAAAtaccctatggtatattttcacgAGCTAAGGGcctaacaaaattaaatatgaaggAGAATATGCTAACTGCTTTACCACTAGACGTAGGCACCTGGATTAACATGGTCGAACTCAATTTGGCTACAAATGCACTGCAAAAATTACCAGATGATATAATGAACCTGCAAAACCTGGAAATACTTATTCTTTCCAACAACATGCTCAAAAAGATACCCAACACAATTGGAAATTTGCGCAAGCTTCGAATTTTGGATCTAGAAGAGAACCGCATCGAAGTTTTGCCGCATGAGATTGGTTTATTGCATGAATTGCAGCGGCTTATATTGCAAACTAATCAGATAACCATGCTGCCACGTAGCATTGGGCACTTGAGCAATCTTACACACCTATCTGTTAgcgaaaacaatttgcaatttctgCCAGAAGAAATTGGTTCACTGGAAAGCCTGGAGAACCtttatataaatcaaaatccaGGCTTGGAAAAGTTACCATTTGAGCTGGCATTATGTCAAAAtctaaagtatttaaatattgacaaATGCCCACTCGGCACAATTCCACCAGAGATTCAAGCTGGAGGACCCTCTTTGGTCTTGCAATGGCTTAAAATGCATTCACCTTAccggcaaatgtga
- the LOC117576030 gene encoding U-Kazal-Dg21.2 translates to MKSAQTFDYKLTVVTFLTVISIIYGQLSTIEVPNKCHDVCPTGYRVVCGFHNGYLRTFASSCVMRMYNCKYQKGM, encoded by the exons ATGAAAAGTGCACAAACTTTTGATTATAAGCTAACAGTGGTTACATTTCTAACTGttataagtattatatatggACAGTTATCTACAATAGAAG TGCCAAATAAATGTCACGATGTCTGTCCTACCGGATATCGCGTTGTTTGTGGATTCCACAATGGATACTTGCGAACGTTTGCCAGCAGTTGTGTGATGCGAATGTATAACTGCAAGTACCAAAAAG GCATGTGA
- the LOC117576027 gene encoding cathepsin D, producing MFQFLSLLFCELLILFHTTVASRMQQGSLKVSEKPMVSQRSSSFSGSGVIQISLKTRDNVEYYGCVGMGTPPQIFNVLFDTGSANTWLPSSNCLTINSACQLHSRYNANMSSSHRRIGRNFTSVYGNGNVSGYLSQDTLLLDGVELSGLIFGETLLHYQPTFVNTKFDGIVGLGFGQLAWKDSIPFFQLLCQQNHIKKCLFSVYLRRTTGDNYGGNIKFGTIDADKYKGVLHYVSLLDTGYWQFKMSGVFVGSKQIEDNVNAILDTGTSLILVPHRVFDKLHEAIGAKVENNSYVLSCERTQLPNVDLRIGGKIYSISSINYIVELETLNTKMCTSAFIPVSLEFWVLGNIFLTLFYSVYDAENKRIGLAEVVGESN from the coding sequence atgtttcaatttttgtcaTTGCTATTCTGCGAGctacttattttatttcacacGACAGTCGCTAGTCGTATGCAGCAAGGTTCCTTAAAAGTATCAGAAAAACCTATGGTCAGCCAAAGATCTTCCAGTTTTTCAGGGTCAGGTGTAATTCAAATTTCTCTAAAAACTCGCGATAATGTGGAATACTATGGGTGTGTTGGTATGGGAACACCTCCCCAAATCTTCAATGTGCTATTTGACACCGGCTCAGCAAACACGTGGCTACCTTCTAGCAACTGTCTTACTATCAATTCCGCTTGTCAGCTACATAGTCGTTACAATGCAAACATGTCCTCAAGCCATAGAAGAATTGGCCGTAACTTCACTTCTGTCTATGGAAACGGGAATGTAAGTGGCTACCTTTCTCAGGACACATTACTATTGGATGGTGTTGAGCTATCTGGCTTAATTTTTGGCGAAACATTGCTACATTATCAGCCAACGTTTGTCAACACGAAATTTGATGGCATTGTCGGATTAGGCTTTGGCCAGCTTGCTTGGAAAGATTCAATCCCCTTCTTTCAACTTCTCTGTCAACAGAACCATATCAAAAAATGTCTGTTTTCGGTTTATCTAAGGCGAACGACTGGGGACAACTACGGTGGAAATATCAAATTTGGAACGATCGATGCTGATAAATACAAAGGGGTACTTCACTACGTATCACTTCTGGATACTGGATACTGGCAGTTTAAGATGTCTGGTGTATTTGTGGGAAGCAAGCAAATCGAGGATAACGTGAATGCTATTTTAGACACGGGGACATCGCTAATTTTGGTACCGCATCGAGTCTTTGACAAGTTACATGAAGCCATTGGTGCTAAGGTAGAAAACAATAGTTATGTACTGAGTTGTGAACGAACCCAATTACCAAATGTTGACCTCCGTATTGGGGGAAAAATTTATTCGATTAGTTCTATAAACTATATTGTTGAATTGGAAACTTTAAATACAAAGATGTGCACAAGCGCTTTTATACCAGTTTCTTTAGAATTCTGGGTACTTGGCAATATCTTCCTAACACTATTCTATAGTGTTTATGATGCGGAAAATAAACGTATTGGGTTGGCCGAAGTCGTGGGagaatcaaattga